Below is a genomic region from Isosphaeraceae bacterium EP7.
AGCTCGGCTTGTCCATGCCGAATCGAGATCGCAAGTCGCGGGCCGGCATGGAAAAGACGAACCAAATCCCGATCGCGGGGGAAGCCGCCGGTCATCGCGGCGGTAGTGGAGCGACTTGAGGCTCACTCCGCGTAGATGCTCTTCACGAAGCCGGTTACGTCCTTGATGGGCCAGTCCGGATACTTCTTTTTAAACTCCTCGGTGAGCTGCTTCCCGGCCTCGTCAGCGGCAATGCCCTGTTGCTTGAGGGCCAGCCCACGGGTCCGCAGATCGACGATGAATGCCTTCTCCTTGGCCACGAGCGAACCGTCGCCGGCGGGGCTGTGCGTCGGCATGACGTGCTCGGCCCCGAGATTCTCGACCTGGTCGAGCACGGCGATCCAGCTCGAAGGCGTGCCGCCGTCGCCGAAGATGTTCGGCACAACCTTGTTCTGCACGACGTCGCCCGAGATCAGAGTCTTGTCGGGCAGGACGAAGATCAGCTCATCGCCCTTGGTGTGGGCACCGCCGAACCACAGGAGTCGTGCCTTCACGCCGCCTCCGAGGTCCAGCCCATGCTCCTTGTCGAAGGTCTTGTCGGGGGCACGAAGCTTGGCGCCGACGAGGAACTCCTTCCACTTCTCGTTCCGGTTTGAGAAGAGCTGGATCATCTCCTCCCCATGCTTGTCCATCTCATCCTGCTGCACCTTTGGGCGGATCAGGATCGTCCCTTCAGGGAAACCGGCCACGCCCCCGGCGTGCTCGGGATGGAAATGCGTCGTCGTCAGGTAGAGCTTGTTGTCGGGGGCGAGTCGCTTGGCCACCTTCGCAACCGTGGCTCCATTGCGGGGCCCGAGGCCGGTGTCGACGACCAGCGTCGCCTTCTCCCCCACGACGAACCCGATGTTCGGCCAGCCGACGATCTGCCAGACGTGCTCGGAAACCTTCACGGTTTCCTCGCCGAGAGGTTTCTCGCGGTCTGCGTCAGTCTGGGCGTGCGCCGTGGCCGCGATCAGGCACAGCGAGGCCAGGGAGAGGAAGGTCTTCGTGGTGCCGATCTCCAATGTGTTTAGTGCCACCGGCCTCAGGGCGGGAACTCACGGTTGAATACTATGGTCAATTGACTGAAATGTTTAAGTGGACGAGGGTTTAGGCGAGGCAGAAGGCTGATCGACGGTGGTGAACTGATCTCGAACTAAACGACCAACCAGTGAGGACGTTTACCCCGACTGGTAGAATACGACTGATGAAGAACGATTCAACCGGGCGGGTGTTACGATGCTGACCATCGACGTGATCTCGGATATGATCTGCCCGTGGTGCTTCATCGGCAAGCGGCGGCTGGAGAAGGCTTTAGATGGCCGCCTTGCCACGGTCCGCTGGCACCCGTTCCAGCTCAACTCGGACATGCCCGCCGAGGGCATCGACCGACGTGGATACCGAATCAAGAAGTTCGGGAGCTGGGAGCGGTCGCAGGAACTTGACGCCCAGGTAGCCGCCGCCGGGCGGAACGAGGGTATTACGTTCAACTTCGACCGGAT
It encodes:
- a CDS encoding DsbA family oxidoreductase codes for the protein MLTIDVISDMICPWCFIGKRRLEKALDGRLATVRWHPFQLNSDMPAEGIDRRGYRIKKFGSWERSQELDAQVAAAGRNEGITFNFDRMASTPNTIDAHRVIWLAGERGVQDAVGGVPVPGLLHRRP
- a CDS encoding MBL fold metallo-hydrolase, with protein sequence MALNTLEIGTTKTFLSLASLCLIAATAHAQTDADREKPLGEETVKVSEHVWQIVGWPNIGFVVGEKATLVVDTGLGPRNGATVAKVAKRLAPDNKLYLTTTHFHPEHAGGVAGFPEGTILIRPKVQQDEMDKHGEEMIQLFSNRNEKWKEFLVGAKLRAPDKTFDKEHGLDLGGGVKARLLWFGGAHTKGDELIFVLPDKTLISGDVVQNKVVPNIFGDGGTPSSWIAVLDQVENLGAEHVMPTHSPAGDGSLVAKEKAFIVDLRTRGLALKQQGIAADEAGKQLTEEFKKKYPDWPIKDVTGFVKSIYAE